The Streptomyces halobius genomic interval GGCGTGCAGCACGGCCCCGCGGGCGGTGAGGCGGCATGCACGGCGCACCGCTTCATCGGTCCGGTAGGCATGACGCACGCGCTTCAACGTGTGCTGGTAGGCGGGGCGGTTGACCAGTTGTGTCCAGCTGTGGAAGCGGAGCTCCGGGTCGGTGATACCGGTGCGGCGCAGGGCGCGCTGGGCCGGGTTGCGCAGCTGACTGACGGCGCGCCGGGTGCGGTGGACCGCTTCGCGTGGTGGGAGGCCGGCCGCGGTCAGGGTGTGGGCGGCCTCGTATCCGGGGACGAAGACGTCCACGGCCGCGAAGTTCGCGCAGGCCCATTCCACCAGGGCCTCGACGGTGCGGGGTTTGTAGTAGCCGTTCCAGGGGCTGAGCCCGATCAGTACGTGCTCGGCGCGGTTGAGGATGTTCCGGCTGTCGTCGGTGCACGGCCGTATGAGGAACTCCACGTCGGCGGTCCTTTCAGCGGGTACCGCTGCCGGGGGCGTCGTCCGGCCCCGCGATGGCGTCGATGATCAGCGCGTGCGGGCAGGAGAGGTAATTCGTCCAGTGGTCGTCCCCGAACCATCTGCGACCCGCCTCGGACACTTCGGGCCGGATCCAGTCGACCGTGGTGAACCCGGCGGTCCGCAGGGCCCGTTCATGGACGCGGGCCGACCACCGGCGGGCGTCGACGTCGATCACGTGGTCGCCGACCCGCGCTGTCAGATGGACCGTGGCCCCTTCGCCGCCGGGCCGGTCCGTGGTGAGCGTCATGCCGTAGCTGCGGTACCAGTCGGGGTGGGTGGCGAAGTCGGGGTTGAGGGTCATCGCGACGAACCGCCCCCCGTGGGGACAGCGCCTGACGGGCCGTCGCGCACATCCCGGCGAGATCGTTCTCCGACGTCGCGTAGGGGAGTACGTAGACGGATGTCACCAGGTCGAAGGCGCCGGCGAGACCGTCGTCGAGGGAGCGCGTGGCGTTGTGGTGCACGTACGTGATGCCGTGTCGCTCCTGCTCCTCCTTGCGGCGGGCGTATTCGATCATGGACTGCGACGTATCCATGCCGACCACCCGCTTGGCACCCAAGGCACGGAAGCGCCGCGCATACAGGCCCGTACCGCAGCCGAGGTCGAGCACGGCAAGCCCCGTCAGACTGCCGATGGCCTTCAACAGGCTGTACGCCTCGACGTGCTCACGGAACGGCAACCGGTTCATGCTCTGCTCGTACGCGGCAACGATGGAATCGAACTGACTGTCCAAGACGCTCTCCTGGTCATTCGTCGGATGGAGCGATGCGCCACAGGTCCCTCCGTAGGGCCGGAAGGAACAGGCTCGCAGGACTCAGGAAAGCGTGATCCGTGCCGCGTCTCCACGGACTCGAATGTGCCTAAGGCATGCCTTGCCCCGCTCCACGGACTCGGATGTGCCTAAGGCGTGCCTTGCCCCGCTCTGCTGGTGCGGGGACCCGAAAGAGCTCTCTACGATTCGGTTATCTTTCAATTACCCACGAGGGTGATATGTACCAGAGGCCAGGTAAATCCGGGATTGTGCGGCACCCGTTGAAGGCGGCACGGGAATCGCTCGGCCTCTCCCAGACCGCGTACGCACGGCTGATCGCCAAAGCCCACAACGAACTCGGCTTTGGCCCCAAAATGGTCAAGACCCACTACACGGTCTTGCACTGGGAGTCCGGGCGGAACGAACCCGAGCCCAACACACAACTCGCCATCGCACACATCCACGGGGTGAACCTGGAGGACGTGCTGCGCCTCGGCTGGCCCCACTGGCTGCACCTGGCCACCGACGACGCCACACTGCTGAACCAGTCGTGGACCCCCCAGAGCGCCATCGATGCCCTGCACAGCACCGCGCGCCTCGCCGATACGAGACCCCGCTCCTACCTCGCCGTCACCGGCCCCGCCCTCGACTCCCAGATCAGGGCGACGCTTGCCGCCCTGGCCGACCCGCAGCCGCCACCTTCCCGCGAGGGACGCCGCGTCACCCCCGACACGCTGACCCGTATCGAAGCCCGTATCGAAGCACTGGAACTGCAGGAGGCAAGGGCATTGACCACACCGATGGCCCTGTACTTCGCCACCCGCGCAGAACACCGGCTGCTCACCACACTCCTGACCAGCAGCGGCTACGACCACAAAGCCGGGGCCCGGCTGCTGCTCCTCGCCGCGCGCACCGCCGCGCTGTGCGCATGGCTCAGTGGGTGCCTGGGAGAGGACGCCAGGGCAGAACGGTACGCCCTGGCGGCGATCCGCGCCGCCAGCGTCGCAGGCGCGCGACGGCACGTTGCCGCGTATATGCCCGACCTGGCATTCCGTCATCTCGTAGCCGGCGACCCGAAGGACGTGTTGTCCTTGGTTCATGCCACACGGGCGATCGTCCGGCACCCCTCGCCCGGCCTCGCGGTCACCCTGCACAGCAGGGAGGCCCAAGCCCTCGCCCGCCTCGGGGACATCACCGCCAGCACCCGGGCGCTGGATCGAGCCGTCAGCACACTGGTCACCGGGCCGACCGAGGTGGACCCTACGATCGACCCGCTTTCCATCAACGTCGACGAGGAATGGCTTGACGTCTCCTCCGGGGCCGCCTGGCTTCATCTGGGCCGGCCCGAGAAGGCACTGCCGCACTTGACCACACTGCTCGACGACGGCCCCCCTTCGCGCCCGCCCACCCCTCCCTCCCCATGCGCAGCCAGCCGCCTCCTATATGTGGTCGACGCACAGCTGGCCCTCGGCGAACTCGACGCCGCCACCCACAGCGCCCACCGCGCCGCCGCCCTCGTCGGTAACCTGCCCCCTGACCTCGCCCACCAGTTCCGGCAACGATTCGCCCCCCACACCACCGAACCCGCCGTGCGAGACCTCATCGACACCCTGACCGAACACCCCACACACTGACCCCGGCATGGAGAAATCCGCTCTCCACCCAGCCCACCCCACCCAGCCGGCGACACCATCGGCAAACCGAAGGCGGCGCGAGGTGTTGATCAAGGTCTTGGAACGATCTCGGGTTGGCTCAGGCGAACTGACGGCAGCACAGCGAGAGCAGCTTAAGGTGCTGTTGCCACCGATGCCGCGGATCGGGCGCCCGCCCCGGACTGGCCGCAGCACCTACGCCCGTCTGTACGGCCACGCGGCCGCGCCCCAGCAGGCGGCCGGGCATGAGCGCGTGGCCCGCCGTACGCGATACCCGGCGCGCGGCACCGTCTCCACCACCGCCGGCTCCCCGAGCCTTGACCGCAGCCGGCTGACCGAGATCCGTACGGCATTGCCGCCGGCGCCCAGGTCCCCGCCTCACACCTGCGCCATCAGCTCCTCGGCGGACTCCTTGCCCGCGCCCTTGATCCGGCAGGGGTTCCGGCGGATCAGCTCGTCATCGGCCGCGATTTCCATGATGGCGCTCAGCAGCCGGTACGACTTGGCGACGGTGGTCGCGCCCTTCCTGGCGCTGCTGCGCCCGGACAGCGTCTCCAGCCGCTCGACACGGTCTTGGTCGCGAAGGTCTCCGGCGAACGGCGGCGCAGACCCGTGGGGTTCACATAGCTCGCCGTCCAGCGCCCGGACGCGGGCGAAGCGGCTCACGGAGCGGCTGGGCCCTGAAGCAGGGCGAAGGGCGAGAAGCGGAGGGCGTCAGCGATGGCGACGAGGTCGTCGGCGTCACAGCAGCGCTGGGCGCGCTCGATGCGGGACAGCATCGTGTTGGACATCGGTCGGCCGAGTCCGGTGACGCGATCGGCCAACTGACGCTGCGCGAGACCGCATTCGGTGCGGACAATTTCGATAGTGCGGGCGGTCCGCATTCCTGCCGGACCGATTTCCAGGGATCAGGCTGCCATGACTCAGTTTTAGCTTTCGGTCGCGGGTTTCGGTAACCGGGCTTTGTCGGCTATATATCGCCCAGCACGGTGGCCAAGCAGGCATCCGACGCGGGCATGCGGGTCTCGGACGAGATTGCCGTCCAGTTTTCGAAATGGCCTTCTGACCTGGTGTGTTGTGTTGTAGCTTGCACCGCGGCGGGCGGTCAACAGTTTCCCGATGTGATCCTTCTGGCTCGGCCACTGGGCGGCTGATTTCGGCAACCGGGGGTCCGGGTCTACTGTTTTGAGACTGTCGCGCAGAGCCCGTTCGCCGTGAGCTGTTTGCTTTCTCGGCGGAATGCTGGACTTGCACGGGCGCGTGTGACTTTCTTTGCCATACGCGCAGGAACACCCGTGCCGAGGACATGGAAACCGCGGCATGCCAATGCAGGGGCCAAGGAGTCCCGCGCGGCATCGCCCGTGTCCCACGAACCGGACCCATGGTCGTCCCGACTGCCCCTGCTCACACCCGCGGCCCTCACCAAGACCCTTGACGTCGCGCCAGTCCGGGGCAAAACTTCCGTTCACCGGTCGGCATTGCCGAACACTTACCGGCAATACGCGATGAGTGTGGCAATGCCAAGGGCCGGCAACGCCCTCACCTGAGGGCGCGGACCACCGGAGGGGACCCGGGTGTTCCCTGGCATCACCCACTGCCACGGTGCCGCGTCCGGCCCGGCCGATCGAAATCCGATGGGTCCTCAGGGCCGTTCCCGCATATCCCGCTGCCTCCGCGCCTGTCGTACTCCCCCTTCACGAGGACCTGATGACACAACACATACCGGAGGCGGTGTTCTGGTGCCTCGCCGCGGTCACGCTCGCCGGAGTGTCGCTGCTGGTACGCCAGTACCGGATCACCGCCGCCCTGCGCCGTCGACTGACGATCCACGAAGCCGGCCTGCTCGCCCGGGAGGAGGAGGTCCGGCACCTCTCCGAGGTTCGGCTTCCCGCACTGGTCGAGGCGGCCCACGGCAGCGCACCCGTGCCCGGGCCTCTCGATGCGGATCTCGCCGGAACGACGTACGGAAAGAACCTGCAGCAGATCGTCGAGCAGTTCACCGGGGCCGCCGAGGCCACGCGATCCCGGGCGGACAGGTCGGCGAAGGCGACACTGAAGTCGGCGATGCGCGCCCTGCAGGCATTGGCGAACGAGCAGCAGGTGTCGATCTCCGACATGCAGGACCGGCACGACGACCCCGATGTGCTCCGGGACCTCCTGGAGATCGATCATGCAAATGCGCAGTTCGGCCGGAGGACGCAGGCCATCGCCATGCTCTGCGGCTCGTGGCCCGGACGGCAGCGGACCGCGTCACCGCTGCTCGACGTCGTACGCGGTGCGACATCGAGGATTCGGGACTACCGACGCGTCAAGGTGCACTCGCGCGTCGACATGGACGTCGTGAGCCGAGCCGTCGAGCCGGTCGTCCTCGCGGTCGCCGAGCTGCTGGACAACGCGGCGCGGCACTCCCGACCCAACACCACTGTCGAAGTCGGCATCCAGCCCGCCCACAACGGCGTCAGCATCGTCGTCGACGACGCCGGCATCGGCATGGACGCGCGCGAAACCGAGGAAGCCGGCCGGCGTCTGTCCGGCCTGGTGGACATCGACATCAACAAGCTCGGCAGCCCGCCGCAGTTCGGCTTCGCCGTCATCGGCGCACTCGCCGCCCGGTACGGATTCAGCGTCTCGGTCAACACGCAGTCCCCGTACGGCGGTGTGCGGGCCGTGCTCTTTCTCCCTAACGCGCTCCTCAACCGGGTACGTTTCATGGGCCCGCCGATCCCCGCGCTGGGAGCCGAGACACCGCCCGCCCCGGAGCCGGCCTCACCCGGCGCGTCCGAAGAGGCAGCGCCGTCGTCCACCGCGGGTGGTCTGCCCAAGCGCCGCCGATGCACGCAGCAGCACCAGGCAGCCGACGGCGGCCCCGAGGCCCCGGCCTCCACTCCCGCGCTGGTCCGCCCCGCCGCCGAGACCGCCTCCCGTATGGGCGCGTTCGCCCGCGGCACCCGCTCCGGCCGCGACTCCTCCCCCGACACCGAAGGAACCCCCCAGGAATGACCGGCCAGATGACCAACGAACTCGGATGGATGCTCGACGAGGTCCTGAAGGTCCCGGAAGCCCGCCACGCGATCCTGCTCTCCGCGGACGGCATGCTCCGCGCCCACTCCCAGGGCATCAAGCGCGACGAGGCCGAGCGGCAGGCCGCGGCGTTGTCCGGACTGCAGTCCATCAGTCGCAGTACCGCCGAGTTCTGCGGGCTGGAGACCTCGCCGTGGCAGCAGACACTGGTCGAGTTCGCCGACGGGTACGTCTTCCTGGTGGCCGCCGGCACGGGCGCGTATCTGGCGGTCTCGGCCGGCCAGGACGTCGACATGGAAGCCGTCACCTACAGCATGCACAAGTTGGTCGACCGGCTGGGCAAGGAGCTGACCAGTCTGCCGCGGCAGCATTCCGTACCCGGCAGGCCGGACGACTCCGGTACGGCATGACCCCGCCGCGCCCCCCGCACGACAGAGGACTCGTACGGCCGTACGTCGTCACGGAGGGCCGCGCCCATCCGACGCGCAACACACTGGACGTTGTGGCGCTGGTGACGGCCGTGCACGACCGTCCCCTGAAGGGGCTGAGCCCGGAGAAGCGGCGTGTGATCGAACTGTGCCGACCCGGGGCGCTGTCGGTCGCCGAAGTGGCCGGGCATCTCACTCTGCCGATGAGCGTCACCAAGGTCCTGCTCAGCGACCTCGTCGACAGCGGCCATGTCCACGTCCGGCCTCCCGTCCCCAAGGCACAACTGCCCGACGCCCGATTCCTGCAGGAGGTGCTGGATGGGCTCCGCTCCCGTTTCTGACCCGGTCGACCCGATCTACGTCTCGGACACGGTCACGACCGCGATCAAGATCCTCGTCGTCGGCCACTTCGCCGTCGGCAAGACCACGTTCGTCGGCACCCTCTCCGAGATCCGGCCGCTGCGCACCGAAGAGACCATGACGCAGGCCGG includes:
- a CDS encoding roadblock/LC7 domain-containing protein, encoding MTGQMTNELGWMLDEVLKVPEARHAILLSADGMLRAHSQGIKRDEAERQAAALSGLQSISRSTAEFCGLETSPWQQTLVEFADGYVFLVAAGTGAYLAVSAGQDVDMEAVTYSMHKLVDRLGKELTSLPRQHSVPGRPDDSGTA
- a CDS encoding class I SAM-dependent methyltransferase, with translation MDSQFDSIVAAYEQSMNRLPFREHVEAYSLLKAIGSLTGLAVLDLGCGTGLYARRFRALGAKRVVGMDTSQSMIEYARRKEEQERHGITYVHHNATRSLDDGLAGAFDLVTSVYVLPYATSENDLAGMCATARQALSPRGAVRRDDPQPRLRHPPRLVPQLRHDAHHGPARRRRGHGPSDSAGRRPRDRRRRPPVVGPRP
- a CDS encoding helix-turn-helix domain-containing protein; this translates as MRTARTIEIVRTECGLAQRQLADRVTGLGRPMSNTMLSRIERAQRCCDADDLVAIADALRFSPFALLQGPAAP
- a CDS encoding tRNA-dependent cyclodipeptide synthase; its protein translation is MEFLIRPCTDDSRNILNRAEHVLIGLSPWNGYYKPRTVEALVEWACANFAAVDVFVPGYEAAHTLTAAGLPPREAVHRTRRAVSQLRNPAQRALRRTGITDPELRFHSWTQLVNRPAYQHTLKRVRHAYRTDEAVRRACRLTARGAVLHAAGHEPTEQQIDQAVSYAIAELPLVLDAPAIFETESTGTWISSPPSSPARPPGSAPPPDRDTPW
- a CDS encoding helix-turn-helix transcriptional regulator, with translation MRHPLKAARESLGLSQTAYARLIAKAHNELGFGPKMVKTHYTVLHWESGRNEPEPNTQLAIAHIHGVNLEDVLRLGWPHWLHLATDDATLLNQSWTPQSAIDALHSTARLADTRPRSYLAVTGPALDSQIRATLAALADPQPPPSREGRRVTPDTLTRIEARIEALELQEARALTTPMALYFATRAEHRLLTTLLTSSGYDHKAGARLLLLAARTAALCAWLSGCLGEDARAERYALAAIRAASVAGARRHVAAYMPDLAFRHLVAGDPKDVLSLVHATRAIVRHPSPGLAVTLHSREAQALARLGDITASTRALDRAVSTLVTGPTEVDPTIDPLSINVDEEWLDVSSGAAWLHLGRPEKALPHLTTLLDDGPPSRPPTPPSPCAASRLLYVVDAQLALGELDAATHSAHRAAALVGNLPPDLAHQFRQRFAPHTTEPAVRDLIDTLTEHPTH
- a CDS encoding ATP-binding protein produces the protein MTQHIPEAVFWCLAAVTLAGVSLLVRQYRITAALRRRLTIHEAGLLAREEEVRHLSEVRLPALVEAAHGSAPVPGPLDADLAGTTYGKNLQQIVEQFTGAAEATRSRADRSAKATLKSAMRALQALANEQQVSISDMQDRHDDPDVLRDLLEIDHANAQFGRRTQAIAMLCGSWPGRQRTASPLLDVVRGATSRIRDYRRVKVHSRVDMDVVSRAVEPVVLAVAELLDNAARHSRPNTTVEVGIQPAHNGVSIVVDDAGIGMDARETEEAGRRLSGLVDIDINKLGSPPQFGFAVIGALAARYGFSVSVNTQSPYGGVRAVLFLPNALLNRVRFMGPPIPALGAETPPAPEPASPGASEEAAPSSTAGGLPKRRRCTQQHQAADGGPEAPASTPALVRPAAETASRMGAFARGTRSGRDSSPDTEGTPQE
- a CDS encoding DUF742 domain-containing protein; this encodes MTPPRPPHDRGLVRPYVVTEGRAHPTRNTLDVVALVTAVHDRPLKGLSPEKRRVIELCRPGALSVAEVAGHLTLPMSVTKVLLSDLVDSGHVHVRPPVPKAQLPDARFLQEVLDGLRSRF